From Spartinivicinus ruber, the proteins below share one genomic window:
- a CDS encoding pyridoxal-phosphate dependent enzyme has product MTEQHFSPLHWQTPVIHHQRLSLQAQKQILLKMECWQPTASFKIRGIGLACQHYASQGVKHFVCASGGNAGYAVAYAARQLNIPATIVVPETTPEHARELIEEQQADLVVIGKVWDEANQHALELAEESDIALIHPFDDPFIWQGHASIVTELKQQIEKPDAVVLSVGGGGLLSGVIKGLMTEGWGDVPVIAVETEGAASFNAAMKAGEPVAIDKIRTIATSLGARQVAKQAVRAANEHPVYSITVSDQQAVAACLAFANHQQVIVEPACGATLSPIYCVNEVLEPYEKIVAIVCGGITTDFSTLCDWHYHF; this is encoded by the coding sequence ATGACTGAACAGCATTTCTCACCTCTCCATTGGCAAACACCTGTTATCCATCATCAGCGGCTAAGTTTACAGGCGCAAAAACAAATATTGTTGAAAATGGAATGTTGGCAACCAACTGCGTCTTTTAAAATTAGAGGTATTGGTTTAGCTTGCCAGCATTATGCGTCACAAGGAGTCAAACACTTTGTGTGCGCTTCAGGTGGGAATGCGGGTTATGCTGTTGCTTATGCTGCTCGTCAGTTAAATATCCCAGCTACTATTGTTGTGCCAGAGACAACACCGGAGCATGCCCGCGAACTTATAGAAGAACAACAAGCAGACCTTGTTGTGATAGGTAAAGTGTGGGACGAGGCTAACCAGCATGCATTAGAACTGGCCGAAGAGTCTGATATAGCACTGATTCATCCATTTGATGACCCCTTTATCTGGCAGGGACATGCTTCAATAGTCACTGAGTTAAAACAGCAAATTGAAAAGCCTGATGCAGTTGTGCTTTCTGTTGGTGGCGGAGGGTTACTTAGTGGTGTAATAAAAGGCTTAATGACCGAAGGCTGGGGTGATGTACCGGTTATAGCTGTGGAAACTGAAGGAGCAGCTTCTTTTAATGCAGCAATGAAAGCGGGTGAACCAGTTGCCATAGATAAAATCAGGACCATCGCCACTAGTTTGGGGGCCAGGCAAGTAGCGAAGCAAGCAGTGAGAGCAGCCAATGAGCACCCGGTATATTCTATAACCGTTTCAGATCAACAAGCAGTGGCAGCCTGTTTAGCATTTGCCAACCATCAGCAAGTCATCGTGGAACCTGCTTGTGGTGCCACATTGTCACCTATCTATTGTGTCAATGAAGTACTGGAACCCTATGAGAAAATAGTGGCGATTGTTTGTGGGGGGATAACTACGGACTTTAGTACATTATGCGATTGGCACTATCATTTTTGA
- a CDS encoding type IV pilin protein yields the protein MEIRFSKNSGYTLIEVLMVVVIVSLLATVALPSYQDQMMRTRRADGKTMLLEVMQAQERYFTEELIYTKDLTQLGYGDKRVPSHENFYLVSAHECSTANPVSITECIELKAEPVGAQFDDGILVIDSYGNQNPPEKWKL from the coding sequence ATGGAAATTAGGTTTAGCAAAAATTCAGGTTATACACTGATTGAAGTCTTAATGGTTGTTGTTATTGTATCCCTACTGGCAACAGTTGCTTTACCAAGTTATCAAGACCAAATGATGCGAACAAGGCGAGCTGATGGCAAAACCATGTTGCTGGAAGTCATGCAGGCGCAGGAGCGGTATTTTACGGAGGAGCTTATTTACACAAAAGATCTTACCCAGCTTGGTTATGGTGATAAACGGGTGCCGAGTCATGAAAACTTTTATTTGGTTTCTGCCCATGAGTGTAGTACAGCTAATCCAGTTAGCATTACTGAATGCATTGAGCTAAAGGCTGAACCTGTCGGCGCACAGTTTGATGATGGTATTTTAGTTATCGATAGTTATGGTAATCAAAACCCACCTGAAAAGTGGAAATTGTAA
- a CDS encoding PilC/PilY family type IV pilus protein — MKLTNFRLHYLAFSFSLATAGLVMADDTEIFFKKNSDNKIKSNVLLLLDTSGSMNGMTKVSSDYESKFKIKPHKPRNGKLMRLEIVQDVASNLVEITNDINIGLARFDEGHERYKGSNYIIHEGGYIDLPFLDITERTNKNKFIESINKYEPKGNTPLSESLHEMFMYYSGDSVVYGNDTEPGKSHPDSRVGNKYKSPIDNECQYNSLVLFTDGQPRGDITSNSDIRRLLHALNRTLPNDLNKNCGKSISGYEQNGMCLDELAWYMKNNDMADHLDGKQIVSTYTIGGFGLSGDAVDLLKSTAKHGGGKYYPADDVEGLQKALDDIISRVLDINTSFVTPAVTIDAFNRLQNSDEIYYTLFRPDKGPRWNGNLKRYRLRDDNTVVDVNNNPALNPSEGGFSKQSQSYWSSEKDGADVLKGGMVSQLSLNRNIYTYTDSIPPINVNLNLSSNKFHEDNSNLTFDLLGEPNADDRKEIIQWGRGVDLDDDDLDGRKDDINQRIGDPLHTAPRVINYFSDVNSKTKDTTVFFTTNEGFLYAVDVETGEEEFSFIPQELLPNIAAYRRNEAKDNQKKLYGLDGPIGVWHFDKNDDNDLLSSNNGAADTGEHLYLYLTMRRGGNNIYALDVINRHSPILSWVIKGDLDKDGKADVTGDFRELGQTWSKPTIAKVKWEGKEEFKTVLFFTAGYDPSQDEKSTMTPDQIGRAIYMVDPSTGEKLWEASAQASANEKLTEMKYSFPANLSLVDINSDGAVDYFYAIDISGQVWRFDINQQNSGSNNFAKGYLLAKLGEPTGTSVRRFYSAVDPALVQKRGANNSYIALSVGSGFRAHPLDKTNADRFYMIKDDRPFGPINSGSLNTINESDLYDATENLIQDGLDDDTKQQELAKLDNAGGWFIRLEHEGEKVLGESTTYAGVLLFTTHQPTTSQQNKDPCKPSAGSGLLYAVNLQDATAVVPTGNSNEPQKKNRHFILKNGGIPGTPGVIQKGGIPVVAVGTEINKDALEGRDTLYKTFWREE; from the coding sequence ATGAAACTTACTAACTTTAGACTACATTATTTGGCTTTCAGTTTTAGTTTAGCGACTGCTGGTTTAGTTATGGCTGATGATACTGAAATATTTTTCAAAAAAAATAGTGATAATAAAATAAAATCTAATGTTTTATTGCTATTAGATACTTCTGGTAGTATGAATGGAATGACAAAAGTATCTAGTGACTATGAATCTAAGTTTAAAATTAAGCCTCATAAGCCTAGAAATGGAAAATTAATGAGGTTGGAGATTGTACAGGATGTTGCATCAAATCTAGTGGAAATAACTAACGATATTAATATTGGCTTGGCACGTTTTGATGAGGGTCATGAAAGATATAAGGGATCAAATTATATAATACATGAGGGCGGTTATATAGACCTGCCATTTCTAGATATTACAGAACGAACTAATAAAAATAAATTTATAGAATCGATTAATAAGTATGAACCTAAAGGTAATACACCACTAAGTGAGTCTTTGCATGAAATGTTTATGTATTACTCTGGTGATTCAGTTGTTTATGGTAATGATACTGAGCCTGGTAAAAGCCATCCAGATTCAAGAGTGGGAAATAAATATAAGTCTCCAATTGATAATGAATGTCAATACAACAGTTTAGTTTTATTCACTGATGGGCAGCCTAGAGGAGATATCACGTCAAATAGCGATATTAGAAGATTGCTTCATGCTCTCAATAGAACACTTCCTAATGATTTAAATAAAAACTGTGGTAAAAGTATTTCAGGGTACGAGCAAAATGGAATGTGTTTAGATGAGTTGGCCTGGTATATGAAAAATAATGACATGGCCGATCACCTAGATGGAAAGCAAATCGTTTCGACTTATACGATTGGTGGCTTTGGTTTGAGTGGTGATGCAGTTGACTTACTAAAAAGTACTGCGAAACATGGAGGGGGAAAATATTACCCGGCTGATGATGTAGAAGGTTTGCAAAAAGCATTAGATGATATTATTAGCCGGGTGTTAGATATCAATACATCCTTTGTTACCCCTGCTGTTACGATTGATGCTTTTAATCGTTTGCAAAATAGCGATGAAATCTATTACACCCTGTTTAGGCCAGATAAAGGACCACGTTGGAATGGAAATTTAAAACGTTATCGTTTACGTGATGATAATACTGTTGTTGATGTGAATAATAATCCAGCTTTAAACCCAAGTGAGGGTGGTTTTAGTAAACAAAGCCAAAGTTATTGGAGTAGTGAAAAAGATGGTGCAGATGTATTGAAAGGAGGTATGGTTAGCCAGTTAAGCTTAAATAGAAATATATACACTTATACTGACTCCATTCCTCCTATTAATGTGAACCTAAATTTGTCAAGTAACAAATTTCACGAAGATAATAGTAATTTAACTTTTGATTTACTGGGTGAGCCCAATGCAGATGATAGAAAAGAAATCATCCAGTGGGGGAGAGGTGTTGATCTTGATGATGATGATCTGGATGGGCGTAAAGATGATATAAACCAGCGGATAGGTGATCCACTACATACTGCCCCCAGAGTTATTAACTATTTTAGTGATGTTAATAGTAAAACAAAAGATACAACAGTATTTTTTACAACGAATGAGGGCTTTTTGTATGCAGTTGATGTGGAAACAGGCGAAGAAGAGTTTAGTTTTATACCTCAAGAGCTATTACCCAATATTGCTGCATATCGTCGTAATGAAGCTAAAGATAATCAGAAGAAATTGTATGGTTTAGATGGCCCAATTGGTGTATGGCATTTTGATAAAAATGATGATAACGATTTATTGAGCAGTAATAATGGAGCGGCTGATACAGGAGAGCATTTATACCTCTATCTGACAATGCGCCGTGGTGGCAATAATATTTATGCATTAGATGTGATTAATCGACATTCTCCTATTCTGAGTTGGGTTATTAAAGGAGATTTAGATAAAGACGGTAAGGCTGATGTAACAGGTGATTTTAGAGAGTTAGGACAAACCTGGTCTAAACCAACTATTGCGAAAGTAAAATGGGAAGGGAAAGAAGAATTTAAGACGGTTTTATTTTTTACTGCTGGGTATGATCCTAGTCAGGATGAAAAGTCGACGATGACTCCTGATCAAATTGGACGAGCCATTTACATGGTTGATCCATCTACTGGTGAAAAACTCTGGGAAGCATCAGCACAAGCCAGTGCTAATGAAAAACTAACAGAAATGAAATACAGTTTTCCTGCCAACCTTTCGCTTGTTGATATCAATTCTGATGGAGCAGTCGATTATTTCTATGCCATTGATATTAGTGGACAAGTGTGGCGGTTTGATATTAATCAACAAAACAGTGGTAGTAATAACTTTGCCAAAGGATATTTACTGGCCAAGCTTGGTGAACCGACAGGTACTAGTGTGCGCCGTTTTTATTCGGCAGTTGATCCAGCATTAGTACAAAAGCGTGGCGCAAATAATAGCTACATTGCTCTTTCAGTAGGTTCTGGTTTTCGAGCACATCCCCTTGATAAAACGAATGCTGACCGTTTTTATATGATTAAAGATGACCGTCCATTTGGGCCAATAAATAGCGGTAGCTTAAATACAATTAATGAAAGTGATTTATATGATGCCACTGAAAACCTAATTCAGGATGGGTTAGATGATGATACTAAACAACAAGAGCTGGCTAAGCTAGATAATGCTGGAGGGTGGTTTATTCGGCTGGAACATGAAGGTGAAAAAGTGTTGGGTGAATCAACAACCTATGCTGGTGTTTTATTATTTACTACTCACCAACCCACTACTTCACAGCAAAATAAAGACCCATGCAAGCCTTCAGCGGGATCGGGTTTACTCTATGCCGTGAATTTACAAGATGCAACAGCTGTTGTGCCCACTGGTAACAGTAATGAACCACAGAAGAAAAACCGACATTTTATTTTGAAGAACGGGGGTATTCCCGGTACCCCTGGTGTTATTCAAAAAGGAGGTATTCCTGTTGTAGCTGTTGGCACTGAAATAAACAAAGATGCGTTAGAAGGCCGGGATACTTTATATAAAACGTTCTGGCGAGAAGAGTAA
- a CDS encoding PilX N-terminal domain-containing pilus assembly protein, which yields MKQTINSQQGATLVISLIMLLLFMLISISAVKSANFEEKMTSNSQYDIQIYHATYSVIQQHTVSLKQDNKPFVQALKSNTKKYQLADKLNIKKVSQESELEYLSTGAPPPQFSLSKDYAGYRYKLKTKAEITNIGASSNQAVGLMLAAPKS from the coding sequence ATGAAACAAACAATAAACTCACAACAAGGTGCAACATTAGTTATCTCCTTAATTATGTTATTGTTGTTTATGCTGATTAGTATAAGTGCAGTAAAGTCAGCAAATTTTGAAGAGAAAATGACCAGTAATTCACAGTATGATATACAAATTTACCATGCGACTTACAGTGTTATTCAGCAGCATACAGTTAGCTTAAAACAGGATAATAAACCTTTTGTACAAGCGCTTAAAAGTAATACTAAAAAATATCAGCTTGCTGATAAACTCAATATTAAAAAAGTTAGTCAGGAAAGTGAATTAGAGTATTTATCTACTGGTGCGCCACCACCACAATTTAGCTTGAGTAAAGACTATGCTGGTTATCGTTATAAATTAAAAACCAAAGCTGAAATAACCAATATAGGCGCTTCATCTAATCAAGCTGTGGGTTTAATGTTGGCTGCACCAAAGTCATAA
- a CDS encoding PilW family protein produces the protein MNKKTISLKIPLIAKQQGLSLVELMIAILLGLILTAASLQIFQSLSMTFRHNSQLARTQENGRFSLELLSRDIRMAGYRNPDKGELLNYFYVEATNECKTSDSFCTNDGRSNQSDRIAIQLEASNEVDCTGHKVDSEKIVVNVYYLAKQDDLSILYCRGYDPDKKIWLSDPAPLIAGVDTFQVLYGITNEDGYVTQYINAAKVTDWLKVRAVKVGILVNSGEASGLSSSKTRHYSVLDSGKISFYDNKMRYIYSTTFTINNSSLDMIGSI, from the coding sequence ATGAATAAAAAAACTATTAGCCTAAAAATTCCACTCATAGCCAAACAACAGGGACTATCACTAGTTGAATTAATGATTGCTATACTATTGGGCTTAATTCTTACAGCTGCTAGCCTGCAGATTTTCCAGTCGCTAAGTATGACATTTAGGCATAATAGCCAGTTGGCACGTACACAAGAAAATGGCCGTTTTTCATTAGAGTTGCTATCTAGGGATATTCGCATGGCTGGTTATCGTAACCCAGATAAAGGCGAACTTTTAAATTATTTTTATGTGGAAGCTACTAATGAATGTAAAACCAGTGATAGTTTTTGTACAAATGATGGTAGATCTAATCAAAGTGATCGTATAGCAATACAATTGGAAGCATCTAATGAGGTAGATTGTACAGGACATAAAGTTGACTCAGAGAAGATAGTGGTTAATGTGTATTATTTAGCCAAACAGGATGATTTGTCTATTCTATACTGCCGTGGTTATGATCCTGATAAAAAAATCTGGTTATCAGATCCTGCTCCATTAATTGCCGGAGTTGATACTTTCCAAGTATTATATGGTATTACTAATGAAGATGGCTATGTTACTCAATATATTAATGCAGCTAAAGTAACAGACTGGTTAAAGGTAAGAGCAGTAAAAGTTGGTATTTTAGTTAATTCAGGTGAGGCTAGTGGTTTATCTTCAAGTAAAACACGTCATTATTCAGTATTAGATAGTGGAAAAATAAGCTTTTATGATAATAAAATGCGTTATATCTATAGCACGACTTTCACAATTAATAATTCTAGTTTGGATATGATAGGAAGTATTTAG
- the pilV gene encoding type IV pilus modification protein PilV, with product MDIPNFKRHHQQGATFIEILISIFVLAVGLLGQVMLQSKAMNSTFDSSQRSQAMWLAQEIVERIRVNALGFEKGHYANAINQYRNGCKNKTMPIKICSDYSHNSGRTSGVSCNSEELAYFDAWELMCGYDNKIKSDLNDTLANITAKIECYDGNQASNCPNKLYSVVVGWNTSFDKKINLNKHNNNLTGRVTVVVNHE from the coding sequence ATGGATATACCAAATTTCAAAAGACACCATCAGCAGGGTGCCACCTTTATAGAAATATTAATTTCTATTTTTGTGCTGGCCGTTGGGTTATTGGGGCAAGTAATGTTGCAATCGAAAGCGATGAATAGCACATTTGATTCATCGCAAAGATCACAAGCGATGTGGCTAGCTCAAGAAATAGTAGAGCGAATCCGAGTTAATGCTTTAGGATTTGAAAAGGGCCATTATGCAAATGCAATAAACCAATATCGTAATGGTTGTAAAAATAAAACAATGCCAATAAAAATATGTAGTGACTATAGCCATAATAGTGGTAGAACATCCGGCGTTAGCTGTAACTCGGAAGAACTTGCTTATTTTGATGCCTGGGAATTAATGTGTGGTTATGATAATAAAATTAAGTCAGACTTAAATGATACACTGGCAAACATAACAGCAAAAATTGAATGTTATGATGGTAATCAGGCATCGAACTGTCCCAATAAATTATATAGTGTAGTGGTTGGGTGGAATACTTCATTTGACAAAAAAATTAATCTTAATAAACATAATAATAACCTTACTGGCAGAGTAACAGTGGTGGTTAATCATGAATAA
- a CDS encoding GspH/FimT family pseudopilin gives MKKEIAGFTLVELLITLTVLSITINYAVPSFDSIIRSYKLRAETNNLVSSLYLAKSEAIKRNQTITIGNSGKKSNHWDKGWKIYTDDDEKGNTAFDPDKDKLIKNIMDIRQGIYILSSPQQQNYISFKQNGMLAGTQRQITFYVCSISEKEKNREIVVNLIGRPSVKIIGKCPV, from the coding sequence ATGAAAAAGGAAATCGCTGGCTTTACCCTCGTAGAGCTTCTCATCACCCTTACAGTCCTTTCTATTACTATTAATTATGCTGTACCAAGCTTTGATAGTATTATCCGTTCCTATAAATTAAGGGCTGAAACAAATAACTTAGTTTCAAGTCTTTATCTTGCTAAAAGCGAAGCAATCAAACGCAATCAAACAATTACTATTGGTAATTCAGGAAAAAAGTCAAATCATTGGGATAAAGGTTGGAAAATTTATACCGATGATGACGAAAAAGGAAATACTGCGTTTGATCCAGATAAAGACAAACTTATTAAAAATATAATGGACATACGTCAAGGTATTTATATTCTCTCTAGTCCTCAGCAACAAAATTATATTAGCTTCAAGCAAAATGGTATGCTTGCTGGCACTCAACGTCAAATAACTTTCTATGTTTGCAGTATTAGTGAGAAAGAAAAAAACAGGGAAATAGTAGTAAATTTAATAGGGCGGCCATCAGTAAAAATTATTGGTAAGTGCCCAGTATAA
- a CDS encoding HupE/UreJ family protein produces the protein MIRAIITITFLWAISFIASAHLSGFTDTSIQIAKPGVKIIYTLPSDNLLELIPGNTEITPPATYMSSVVNGWGVFANKRTCFLFNSTAKALPKIASYQYVLSYECPQGMDELSIRYALFTEQWRGHQNYSRIFMADNKLRMRFAFDKKELVIPIKQLLNEWGKPLTTSFLSSDPHRQLQVEGWGDLLSKNIDDIVEQNVVKEKVSDKSSYAFSINNSNLSSIESSFIWIGITHIWQGLDHVLFIICLLLIPCAFKQLLLWVTSFTLAHSITLALSVLGVVSISPSITEPLIAVTVIMLGLENIYYLYRQPNNKLTIEKRYRNRWWVIFCFGLIHGIGFSYLLQELSSGEGIWGRLLMFNLGVELGQIAIIALLLLPVYAMFKWKHGLKMGVISSLLTSLIGTVWFIQRI, from the coding sequence ATGATAAGAGCAATAATAACCATCACTTTTCTCTGGGCTATTTCATTTATAGCCTCAGCCCATTTAAGTGGATTTACAGATACCTCAATACAAATTGCTAAGCCAGGGGTAAAAATTATTTATACATTACCAAGTGATAATTTATTGGAGCTTATCCCTGGTAATACTGAAATAACACCACCAGCAACCTATATGTCATCTGTAGTTAATGGATGGGGAGTTTTTGCTAATAAGCGTACTTGTTTTCTATTCAATAGTACGGCAAAGGCTTTACCTAAAATTGCTTCTTATCAGTATGTATTGAGTTATGAGTGCCCACAAGGTATGGATGAATTGTCGATTCGTTATGCTCTGTTTACGGAGCAGTGGAGAGGTCACCAGAACTACTCCCGTATTTTTATGGCTGATAACAAGTTACGTATGAGATTTGCTTTTGATAAAAAAGAATTGGTAATTCCTATAAAGCAGTTATTAAATGAATGGGGTAAACCGCTAACGACTTCATTTCTTAGTTCCGATCCTCATCGACAGCTGCAAGTTGAAGGCTGGGGAGATTTACTCAGTAAAAATATCGATGACATAGTTGAACAAAATGTTGTTAAAGAAAAAGTTTCAGATAAAAGTAGTTATGCATTTAGTATTAATAACAGTAATTTAAGTAGCATTGAATCTTCATTTATCTGGATAGGAATAACACACATCTGGCAAGGGCTTGATCATGTATTATTTATTATTTGCTTGTTGTTGATTCCATGCGCGTTTAAACAATTACTACTATGGGTTACTTCATTTACCTTGGCACACTCAATTACTTTAGCTTTATCAGTGTTAGGAGTGGTATCTATATCTCCTTCTATTACTGAGCCATTAATAGCAGTAACAGTGATTATGCTTGGGCTGGAAAATATTTACTATTTGTATCGGCAACCCAACAATAAATTGACAATTGAGAAACGTTATCGCAACCGTTGGTGGGTCATTTTCTGTTTTGGTTTGATACACGGCATTGGCTTTAGTTATTTATTACAAGAATTAAGTTCAGGGGAGGGAATATGGGGACGGTTACTGATGTTTAATCTTGGCGTAGAGCTAGGACAAATTGCAATTATTGCATTATTGTTACTCCCAGTATATGCAATGTTTAAATGGAAACATGGATTGAAGATGGGCGTTATTTCATCACTGCTAACCAGCTTAATAGGTACTGTATGGTTTATACAGAGGATTTAG
- a CDS encoding purple acid phosphatase family protein, which produces MKSLPYKVISTGVVALIILFSRVSIAEIKPYLQSPTDNSIWVSWKTTRGAESLVEYGLSPTDLDYTASGSNQALEIGYQYHGVQLTGLQANTLYYYRVKTGTAYSVVHRFKTQPRTGDRAGHYRILVMGDHQVRNQKRYEQLVKAAKKKLEEKYATTIEESINLVLNDGDQVDVGTLDHYENLHFAQSAAISANIPIMTTVGNHEYYSDGSLKNYQAHFFYDGLSYQNISGSDNESYYAYQVGRLLIVHLNSMKADQAQKSWLTKVLNVADADNSVDWVISVIHHPYQAEQYVGDISKVLRYSWMKILASTKKHVLNISGHHHLYARGQTREWPIYHMISGGTAWDQYWGQSTEVDYDDVQKTIANWAWQIIDINLSTREMTVETYAEAHPQLYQAKGFHYNSQLIDSFHRKLDLTRPNKPFIENNITTPIKLPYVFRSSLFSTIELETINSTQFQIATDAGFKALKVDKIRDFENIYGDTGAPNYVPVDINAEVDILSWTIPEKGLPNGNYFIRVRHRDKNIQWSDWSKVKTFKVIESTDGETTISLNKNKYRSSEKVSITYKNGYGNEKDWIGIYKNDQKPGSVSSTQWTYAKSASGEVIFNGLPDGEYFAGFFESDGYKEIADRTYFYVGPVVELKLPKSKWNEGETVTVNWSGASGNHKDWIGIYHIDEEPGEQVSSKWHYASSSSSTLSFKGLTKGDYFICFFSNDGYFELSDRLKFSIVSN; this is translated from the coding sequence ATGAAAAGTTTACCATACAAAGTAATATCTACAGGGGTAGTGGCTTTAATTATACTGTTCTCTCGTGTATCCATAGCAGAAATTAAACCCTATTTACAAAGCCCTACAGATAACTCAATTTGGGTATCATGGAAGACAACAAGAGGTGCTGAGTCATTAGTAGAGTATGGTTTGAGTCCAACAGATTTAGACTACACGGCTTCTGGTAGCAATCAAGCGTTGGAGATTGGTTATCAATATCATGGGGTACAGTTAACTGGCTTGCAAGCAAATACTTTATATTATTATCGGGTTAAAACAGGTACCGCATATTCGGTAGTACATCGTTTTAAAACCCAACCGAGAACAGGTGATAGAGCTGGTCACTATCGTATTTTAGTGATGGGTGATCACCAAGTTCGTAATCAAAAACGTTACGAGCAGTTAGTGAAAGCAGCTAAAAAGAAGCTAGAAGAAAAATACGCTACAACTATTGAAGAAAGTATTAATTTAGTTCTTAATGATGGAGATCAGGTAGATGTTGGTACGCTAGACCATTATGAAAACTTACATTTTGCTCAATCAGCCGCTATTTCTGCAAATATCCCAATAATGACTACAGTGGGTAACCACGAATACTATTCTGATGGCAGTTTAAAGAATTACCAAGCCCATTTTTTTTATGATGGGTTGAGCTATCAGAATATCTCTGGATCAGATAATGAGAGTTATTATGCTTACCAGGTGGGTCGGTTGCTAATTGTACATTTAAACAGTATGAAAGCTGATCAAGCACAGAAAAGCTGGTTAACTAAAGTACTGAATGTGGCAGATGCTGATAACAGTGTGGACTGGGTTATCAGTGTTATTCATCACCCATATCAGGCAGAGCAATATGTGGGAGATATTTCAAAAGTCCTACGCTATTCCTGGATGAAAATACTTGCTAGTACGAAAAAGCATGTATTGAATATTAGTGGGCACCATCATTTATACGCCCGTGGTCAAACCCGTGAATGGCCAATTTATCATATGATATCCGGTGGGACCGCATGGGACCAATACTGGGGACAATCCACGGAAGTGGATTATGATGATGTGCAAAAAACCATTGCCAATTGGGCATGGCAGATTATTGATATTAACCTGTCTACTCGTGAAATGACCGTAGAAACCTATGCAGAAGCCCACCCTCAATTATATCAGGCCAAAGGTTTCCATTATAATAGTCAGTTAATTGATTCATTTCATCGTAAACTGGATTTAACAAGACCAAATAAACCGTTTATTGAGAATAACATAACTACCCCTATAAAATTGCCATATGTGTTCAGGAGTTCATTATTCAGTACTATTGAGTTGGAGACAATTAACAGTACTCAGTTTCAAATTGCTACTGACGCTGGTTTTAAAGCACTTAAAGTAGATAAAATACGTGATTTTGAAAATATTTATGGTGATACGGGTGCTCCGAATTACGTACCTGTAGATATTAATGCAGAGGTAGATATTTTAAGCTGGACAATACCTGAAAAAGGGTTGCCAAATGGTAATTATTTTATTCGGGTAAGGCATAGAGATAAAAATATTCAATGGTCCGACTGGTCAAAAGTGAAAACATTTAAGGTAATTGAGAGTACTGATGGAGAAACTACTATTAGTTTAAATAAAAACAAATATCGCTCAAGTGAGAAGGTGTCAATTACTTATAAAAATGGCTATGGCAATGAAAAAGACTGGATAGGTATTTATAAAAATGACCAAAAACCTGGTTCAGTTTCATCCACACAATGGACATATGCAAAGAGTGCTTCGGGTGAGGTTATATTTAATGGTTTGCCTGATGGGGAGTATTTTGCTGGTTTTTTTGAGAGTGATGGCTATAAAGAAATTGCCGATCGTACTTATTTTTATGTTGGACCGGTTGTGGAGCTTAAGCTGCCAAAAAGTAAATGGAATGAGGGGGAGACAGTTACAGTTAATTGGTCTGGAGCAAGTGGTAACCATAAAGATTGGATAGGTATATATCATATAGACGAAGAGCCAGGTGAGCAGGTTTCAAGCAAGTGGCATTATGCCTCATCATCTTCTAGCACTTTATCTTTTAAAGGATTAACCAAGGGCGATTACTTTATTTGCTTTTTTAGTAATGATGGTTACTTTGAGCTTTCAGATAGGCTGAAGTTTTCAATTGTCAGCAATTAA